TAGGACTGAAGGTTGAGGCCATGAATCCCGTTTCGAGGCCCTACATCGAGATGACGCTCAGGACGATGGAGGCCTTTGGTGTTGAATTTGAAAGGGAGGGCTTCTCCTTCGAGGTATATCCCGGGGTTAGGAGAGCCAAGTACAGGGTTCCAGGTGATTACTCAACGGCTTCATTCTTCTTGGGAGCTGGGGCCCTTTACGGTAAAGTTAGGATAAACAACCTCCTGAGGGACGATGTGCAGGCAGACATTGCCTTCCTGGATGCGCTTGAGGAGTTTGGGGCGAAGGTGAGGAGGGGAAGTGACTACGTGGAGGTCGAGAGGGGCGAGCTTAAAGCGATTACCCTTGACTGTTCCGATTTTCCCGATTCGTTTCCCATACTCGCGGTTATTGCGGCTTACGCAGAGGGAAAAAGCGTGATAAGAGCCAAACAGCTCAGGTTCAAGGAGAGCGACAGAGTGAGGGCGATGGCAGTCAACCTGTCGAGGATGGGGATTAAGGTGAGGGAGCTTGGAGACGGGCTTGAGATAGAGGGCGGAAGGCCGAAGGGAGCGAGGATAGAGACCTTCAAAGACCACAGGATAGCCATGGCGATGAGCATAGCCGCGCTGGGTGCTGAGGGCCCCTCAGTAATCGAGGATACCGAAAGTGTCTCGAAGTCGTATCCGGGATTTTTTGACGACCTGAGGAGGCTTCTGGGATGAGGGGAAGACTGTTGAGCTTTTCCCTTTTTGGCGAGAGCCACGGAAAGGCGATTGGAGTACTGATAGAGGGGCTTCCCCCCGGGATAGAGGTCAGCCTTGAGGAGCTAAGAAAGGAGCTTGAGAGGAGGAAGGGCATAGAGAGGTTCTCCACCAAAAGGAAAGAGACCGACGAGCCAAGGATCATCTCCGGAGTCTTCAGGGAAAGAACCACAGGGGCACCAGTTGCAGTGATCGTGGAGAACAGAGATGTAGATTCCTCACACTACGAAGAGATAAAGAACACGCCGAGACCGGGGCATGCGGACTATCCCGCGAGGGTAAAGTACTTCGGCTACAACGACTACCGAGGTGGGGGCCACTTTTCGGGGAGACTGACGGTTGGGGTCGTTATAGCGGGCTACTTCGCGAAAAAACTCCTCGAAAGGGAAGGAATAGCTGTTAGGGCTTACCTCAAGAGGATAGGGTGCGTAGAGGCTCATGTTTCTCCCGGGGAACTGCTCAACTCAGAAAACCCCTACTGCCCCGACGAGAGGGCCTTCGAGGCTATGATGGAGGAGATGGAACGGGCCAGAAAGGCTGGCGATAGTGTGGGGGGTGTTATTGAGGCCGTCGCCTTCAATGTTCCTCCCGGCCTTGGCGGGCCCTGGGAAGAGGACATTGAGGCGGACATAGCATCGGCCCTCTTCAGGATCCCCGCTGTCAAAGGGGTTGAGTTTGGACTTGGCTTCAGGTTCGCCGAGCTCAGGGGAAGTCAGGCCAACGATCCCTTTCTCCTGAAGGACGGAAAGGTTGTGACCGAGACCAACAACCACGGCGGTGTTCTCGGTGGCATAACCACGGGGATGCCGCTCGTGGTTAGAGTTGCTTTCAAGCCGGCCCCCTCTATATACCTCCCCCAGAGAACAGTTGACCTGGAGAGGATGGAGGATGTTACACTCAAGCTTAGAGGGCGCTTTGACTCCTGCATAGTCCCAAAGGCCCTCCCCGTCGTGGAGGGAGCCCTTGCTTTCGTAATAGCCGACCACCTCCTAAGAAGGAGGGCCTGGGAAGGGTTGGTTGGTGAGTCCAAAATATTAAATTCCGGGATTCGACTCCAAAACGGTGAGGTGATGTCCCACCAATATCAAACCCAGAACCTTTGGAGCTCGCCCTTTTGAGGAGAAGGATAGACGAGATTGATAAGGAGATTATCCACCTCCTCCAGGAAAGGTTTGAGATAGCAAGGAAAATTGGGGAGGTTAAGCTCAAGTCGGGCCTCCCGGTTTACGACCCGAAGAGGGAGGAGGAAGTCCTCCTGAGGGCCGGCAACTTCAGGAGGGTTTTTGAAACAATACTTGAGGTGAGCAAGGATGTTCAACGTTTACGAATTCTTCAACAGGATAAATGAGGTAAAACCTGAATCAAGACTCGACGTCGGACAGCCGGACATACCGGTTCGGGTAGAGATCATTGAGGAGACCATAGAGTCTCTCAGGAGGGGAGAGACTGGTTACACGAACACTGGCGGAATACGGGAACTCAGGGAGAAGATAGCCGAGGTCGAGGGAGTTTCAGCTGATAAAGTAATAATCGCCCCGGGTGCCAAGATCCTCATAGCGGCCGAGATAGCCTCCGCGAGGAGAGTTGCTGTTGTTTCACCCCACTGGAACGCCTATTCGCTGATAGCCCATCAGTTCGGGAAGGAGGTAGAGGTGATAAGAACGACCATTGAGGAGAAATGGACTCCAGGAGTTGAGGACATAAAAGCCGACCTCCTAATCATCAACTATCCAAACAACCCGACGGGGAGGGTTTTATCGGCAAAGGAGCTCAGGGGAATCCTTGAGGCCGCTGAAGAAAAAGGAGTTAAGGTGCTGTCCGACGAGGTTTACGCTGAGCTCAGCTTCACTCGCTTTACTCCCGCGAGAGAGCTTTGCGAGAACGTTGTTACTGTGAAGAGCTTTTCCAAGCTCTACTCGATGACGGGCTTCAGGCTGGGCTACGCTATAGGCGAAAGGGACGAAATAAGAAGGATTCAGAGGTTCATTGAGAGCACCGTAACTTGTGTTCCGCCCTTTGTCCAGAAGGCTGGAATAAAGGCCCTTGAACTCAGAGAGGAGCTCTCAAGGGAGGTCAGGAAAATCTACCTCGAGAGGGCCAGAATGGCCTCAAAGGTGCTCGGGGGATTCGACTTCGTTGAGCCCGAAGGAGCGTTTTACATCTTCCTCAGAACGCCTCAGGACGGCATGGCCTTCGCAGAGAGGCTGCTCTCCAAGGGCGTGGCTGTTTTTCCGGGCATAGCATTTGGGGATTATCCAAACTTCATAAGGATATCCCTCTCTGGAAGGGGGCTTGAGAGGGGCTTAAGAATCATTAGGGAGGAGTTGGAATGCGCCTTGGAATCGCGGGCTACGGAAGGATGGGAAGGCTCTTCGAGAGGTGTCTCGGTGGAAGGTTCGAGGTGATCTTCTACTCCGAGCACGGGCGGAGCGACGTAGAATCACTGGAGGAGCTCTACCTGAAGTCCGACGTAGTAATGGTGGCTTCCTCCCTCGCCTCCACTCCCGAAAGGCTTGGGAAGCTCGCGGAGATTTCAAGGGAGTACGGTGGAAAAAAGATCGTCTTTGATATAGCCACGTTCAAGTCCCACGTTATCAAGGCCTACACTGGTTTCAGCGAGGAAACAACCGTCGCAAGCGTGCATCCCATGTTCGGGCCCGGCGCGAAGACCATCGAGGGGAAGAGGTTCATAGTCGTCCCCATACCCGGAAGGGAAGAAGGTGCGGAGAAAGTTGCTGACTTTATACGTTCCTTCGGGGGGAAGGTGACCTTCCTCGACTGGAAGACCCACGATAAAATGATGGGCTTCGTCATAGGCGTCCCCTACTTCATCGGATTAGGTTACCTCTCATTCTCCCGCAAGCTTAGACTGGAGGAGTTCGGCGGCACGTCTTGGGCCTTCCTGGAGACCTACGGAAAAGCTGTGCTCCACGACTCTCCCGATTTTATAAGAGATGTTCTCAGCCTGTCCAGGGAGCAGATAGAGGATTTCCTCAACTTCCTCAGGGAAAACCCGCCGAATCCCGGGGCTCTTATAGGGGAGTTTGAAAGGGAAGAAATAAAGGAAGCTTACAGGAGGTTCTACAAAACCTTGGAGTAGCCCGAAAGCTCCGCCACTTTCTTCCTCAGCTCCTCCACAGGGTTATCGCTCCGTGAGATAACCTCTATCAGCGCGCTACCGACAACAACCCCGTCCGCTCCGGCATTCAAAAGCGCCTCCACCTGCTCCCTTCTCGAAACGCCGAAGCCGACGGCCACCTTGTTGTTGCACACCCGTTTGGCACGCCTTACGAACTCAAAAGCGGTCTCGGGAAGCCTTTCGCGAGCTCCGGTAGTTCCGTAGAGCGAGATGAGATAGACGAAGCCGGTCGATGCCTTGTCTATCTCCCTGAGCCTTTCATCAGGGGTGTTTGGAGCCGCCAAAAATACTGTCTTTATCCCCTCCTCCCTCGCAATGTCGAGAAATTCGCCAGCGTGGCTCACGGGAAGATCTACCACGAGTATTCCATCGGCACCACAGGCCTTGGCCTCTCCGAGGAACTTTCTAACGCCCGTCCTGAAAACCGGGTTGTAGTAGGTCATCAGGATTAAGGGGATTGAAGAGTGCCGCCTGAACTCGCGGAGGAGCTGGAAGAGGCTCCCAAGTTTGAACCCGTTCTTGAGGGCCCGATAGTGGGACTCTTGGATCGCCTTCCCATCGGCTATCGGGTCGCTGAATGGAATTCCAAGCTCTATCACTCCGGAAAACTCCTCGATTGCGAGTAAGAACTCAAGGGTCTTTTCAACGCTGGGATCCCCGGCGGTGAGGTAGGGAATCAGCGAGTCCCTCTCAAACATTTCCCAAACCTCCTGACTATGTCCAGATCCTTGTCGCCCCTCCCCGATAGGTTCACGATTATTATCTCATCCCTCTCCATCTCGGGGGCAATTTTCATCGCGTAGGCTATCGCGTGGGCCGATTCGAGCGCTGGCAATATTCCCTCCGTCCTGGAAAGCTCGTGGAAGGCCTTAAGGGCTTCACCGTCAGTTACTGTGACGTACTCGGCTCTTCCACTCTCCTTGAGATACGCATGCTCGGGACCCACACCGGGGTAATCGAGTCCCGCCGAAACGCTGTGTGCGGGGGTTATCTGTCCCTCCTCGTTCTGGAGGAAGTAGCTGAGCATGCCGTGGAAAACACCGAGCTCACCCGCGTTCAGCGAAGCCGCGTGAAGACCCGTTTCGAGACCCTTTCCCCCGGCCTCAACGCCTATGAGCCGGACTCTATCCCCCATGAAGGGGTAGAAGATGCCCATTGCGTTGCTTCCCCCTCCGACGCACGCAATCACTGCATCCGGTAAAGTGCCCTCGGCTTCAAGTATCTGCTCCCTGGCTTCCCTGCCTATTACCGACTGGAAGTCCCTCACGATGATAGGGTAGGGATAGGGCCCGACGACAGAGCCTATGAGGTAGTGGGAATACTCAAAGGTGGTGACCCAGTCACGTAGGGCCTCGTTTATGGCATCCTTTAGAGTTCTTGAGCCACTTTCAACCGGAATAACCTTCGCACCGAGGAGCTTCATACGGAAGACGTTCATCCTCTGCCTCTTGACGTCTTCAGCACCCATGTAGACATCAACCTTCATCCCTAAAAGCGCGCCTGCCATGGCCGTAGCAACTCCGTGCTGGCCCGCTCCAGTTTCGGCTATTAGCCTCTTCTTCCCCATGAACTTGGCGAGGAGGGCCTGGCCTATGCCGTTGTTCGTCTTGTGGGCCCCTCCGTGTAGGAGGTCTTCCCTCTTGAGGTATATCTTCGCCCCTCCAAGCTTCTTACTCAACCTCTCCGCGTAGTAGAGGGGCGTTGGTCTGCCGGCCCAGTTCCGAAGGTAGTACTCAAGGGCATTCCGGAATTCTGGATCGTCCTTAAACTTTTTGTAAGCCTTTTCAAGCTCTCTCAAAGGTTCGATAAGTGTTTCGGGGACGAACTGTCCCCCAAACCTGCCAAAGAACATTTCATCCATTCCTCACCACCGCCATGAAAGCTTCTATCAAATCCCTGTCCTTGACGCCGTTCCTCTCAACGCCACTTGAAACGTCAACCCCGGCGGGTTTAACCCACCTAATCGCCTCCCCCACGTTCTCGGGGGTCAAACCTCCAGCTAAGACTATCGGGTACTTCCTCGCTATTATCGCGCTTACCCTGTAGTCGTGCCTTTTCCCGCTACCGGCTCCGGTGTCAAGGAGTATCTTGTCCACCTCGTACTCTCCTATAAGCTCAAGGAGCTTTTCCGCATCTTCCAAGGGATCGTCGCTCTTCCTGGGAACCGTGAAGGCCTTCATAACACTTACCCCGTACTCCTCTTTCAACCTGTTGACGGCCTTGGGGTGCATGTCCGAGTGTACCTGGACGTATTCAGCTCCGGTCTTCTCTACCGCGTTGGCCCACTCAGGGAAGGTCTTCATAGTCGAGACGAGGTATACCGAGATCTCGGCCATCTCAATCAGCTCTGCGGCCGTTTTCAGTGGCACCTTTCTCTTCGACTTTGAGTTCACAACAACGCCCGTTGCATCCGCGTACCTCTCGACCAGTCTGAGCTCGTCTACCGTTTTTATGCCGCATATCTTAACGAACTCCACCATCCCTGCTCATCTCTACGAAGTTTTTGATTATCCTAACCCCCTCCTTCCTCTCCCATTCGGTCAGAACGCTTTCAGGGTGGAACTGGAGGCCCTCTATCGGGAGCTTCCTGTGCCTTATCCCCATCACCACGTTATCGTCGAGGGAAACCGCGCTCACCTCGAACTCCCTCGGCACTTCCAGAACGGCAAGGGAGTGGTACCTGCCTGCCCTCAGAGGGTTCTTGACGCCCCTCAAAACGCCCTTTCCGTCGTGCCCTACTGGGCTGGCCTTTCCATGCCTTGGATTGACCCTCCCAACCTTACCACCAAAAGCCGTCGCTATTATCTGGTGACCGAGGCAGACTCCGAGGACAGGCACTTCCGCTTCAAGGACTATCTCCGGCGAGTTTCCCACTTCCCTTCTCTCGAGCGGGTGCCCCGGCCCGGGGGAGATTATCACTCCGTCAGGATCGAGCCTTCTGAGCTCTCCCAGCGTTATCGTGTTCGGAACGACCTTCACCCTGTCGAAGAGGGAAGCATACTCGGCTAAATTCCAGACGAAGGAGTCCCTGTTGTTTACGAGGACTATCACCCTTCCACCCCCAGCGCCTTCAGAACGGCCCTCATCTTGTTCTCGGTCTCGAAGAACTCCTTCTCCGGAACCGAATCCGCAACTATACCTGCCCCGGCCCTAACGCTCGCTTTCCTACCCTCAATCTCAGCCATCCTTATCGCTATCGCCATGTCAGCATCTCCAGTGAGGGAGAAGTACCCAACCGCTCCCCCGTAGACCCGTCTCCTACTCCTCTCCAGCTCGTCTATGATCTCCATCGCCCTTATCTTCGGTGCCCCAGTGAGCGTTCCGGCCGGGAAAGCCGCCTCCATGGCGTCGAACGCGTCCTTTCCATCGTCGAGCTCTCCAACGACCTCACTCTCTATGTGCTGGACGTGGCTGTACTTTAGGACGTCGAAGAAGCGGACAAGCCTAACGCTCCCGGACTTTGAAACCCTCCTGACGTCGTTCCTCGCAAGGTCAACGAGCATGACGTGCTCGGCCCGCTCCTTCTCGTCGGAGAGAAGGGCTTTCTCCAGCTCCCTGTCTTCTTTCTCATTTCTCCCTCTCGGCGCTGTTCCGGCTATGGGGTTTATCTTGAAGGTTCTCCCCTCCACCGAGCCCATGGTTTCAGGTGAAGCCCCCACGACTGTCTTCTCGAACTCCAGAATGAAGGTATAGGGGGAAGGGTTGAGCTCCACTAATCTCCCGTAGATTTCGAGGGCATCGAGCTCCGTCCTGACCCTGTACTCGCGCGACAGAACCACCTGGAATACGTCGCCGGAGTAAATGTACTCCTTCCCAGCCCTTACCATCTCAATGAAATCCTCCATACCTGCGTCGGTCGAGATGACCTCCGAACTGCCGTCTTCAAACCTTAGCTCTCTCCTCCTGGCTCTTTCAACTATGGCCTCGGGATCAAAGGGGGCTTTCCCGAGGTAAAAGAAGGAGAGACCCCCCGTTGAATGGTCATAGATGAAAGTCCAGGGATAGTAGCCAAAGACGGAGGGCTCCTCTATTTTCCCCCCTATGACGGAATGGACCGAATCGTAGGATACGTAGCCCACAAAGCCGCCCATGAACCTTCTACCATAGATTCTCTCCCCCATGAGTCCCTTGAGTGCCATAAAGGGGTTCCTCTCATCGGAAACCCGCTCCCCGTCGAGCTCAGTCCCCTCACCGATCTCCACGACGAACTCCGGCTCGGCAGATATGTAGGTGAACCTGGCCTTCCTGGAGTCCTTTTCTGCAGAGCGAAGCATGAAGGGCATCCTGAGGTCTCTGAGGGCGCTGTAGAGCTTCAGAGGGTCAACGGGCTTCAACTTTTTGAGAGGCATGCTATCTCCTCCAGTTTTTCAAGCATTCCTTGGCCTAAGGCTTCCCTGGCCATCTCAAAGCCCTCCCTGAAGTCCTCCGCAACCCCAGCGGCGTATAGGGCCGCTGATGCATTCACGAGAATGAAGTCCCTATCCTCCCTTCTTCCCGAACCCCCAAGAACTGCCCTTATCCTCGCGGCGCTCTCCTTTGGGGAAGAGCATGGAAGAGGTTTCACAGGCTTTATTCCAAAGTCCTCTGGCGAGAGGGTGTACCTCTCAATCCCTCCACCAACCTCCAGAACGAGGGTCTTTCCATGCGGAGATACCTCGTCCATGCCCGAACCGTGAACCACAAGGGCTCTCTCAACCCCAAGGAACTCAAGGGCCTCCGCAACTGGCTCGAGGAGCTCTGGAGAATTGACCCCGACGACCTGGTATGCTGGATCCGCTGGGTTCGTGAGCGGCCCAAGGACGTTGAAGACGGTCTTTATACCGAGGGCTCTTCTCACGGGCATTATGGGTTTTAGTGCCGGGTGATAGGCGGGAGCGAAGATGAACGTAAAGTTCGTCTTTTCAACCATATCCCTGGCCTTTTCGGGCGGAATCCTTACGTTGATACCAAGCGCCTCAAGTACGTTGGCTGAGCCGCTCTTCGATGTTATGGAAACGTTTCCGTGTTTAGCGACCCTCGTAAATGTTGAGAGAACCAACGCTGATGCCGTGCTTACGTTTATGGTTGAACTGCCGTCTCCCCCCGTTCCAGCAGTATCGGCCACTTCCCCGAGGTCAAGCTTGATGGCGCTGTCCCTCATTGCCCTCGCCAGACCCGCGAGCTCTTCGCCGGTATAGCCCTTGGTCTGGAGCGCGGCCAGGTATGCTCCAATCAGTGCTTCACCGCTCTCCTTTAGCTCCGTAAAGAGCCCGTAGGCCTCTTCAAAGCTCAGGTTCTTCCCCTCGACGATCTTTGCCAGAAGGCTCATACTTCCACCTCCACGAGCTCCCTGAGAAACTCTTCGGGGTTTGGAGCCCTCATGAGTGCGGTGCCTATCAAAGCAGCGTCCGTATGCTTAAGGGCCCTCCTCAGGTCTTCCGTGCCCACTATGCCGCTCTCGCTGACCTTCACGTATCTTTTTGGTATGAGCGGCGCTAACTTCTCGGTTAGACTCACGTTGCCGTCGTCGAGCTCAAGCTTCCCTATGTCTCGGTTGTTTATTCCTATCATCGTTGAGTCCGTCTGGAGTGCTATTCCAAGCTCCTCCTCGCTGTGCACCTCCACAAGGGTGTCCAAGCCGTGCTCCTTCGCGAAGTCCACGAACTCTGGCAGTTGCTCCCTCAGAAGGCGCGTTATTAGGAGAACCGCCGAAGCTCCGGCTTCAGCTGTTTTCTCGACTTCCTCCTTAGTGGCTATGAAGTCCTTCCGCAAAACGGGCAGTTCTGTTTCCCTGCAGAGGGTTTTGAGGAACTCAAAGCTTCCCCTGAAGTACTTCGGGTCGGTTATGTAAGAGATACCAATCGCACCGGCCCTTTCATAGGCCCTCAGAATCTCAAAAGGATCCCTGCCCTTCAGAAGGTCCCCGTATTTCGGAGAATAGACCTTCAGCTCAGCTATTATGGCGTTCTTTTTGGCTTTTTTAATAGCCCTGCTCAATCCAAAAACAATCACCCACTTGAGCTCACCGGTATTAAAAAGGAGAGCTCCAATTTAAGTCTTTGGACATGCTGAGGTATCCACGACACTGTTAGGATAAAGCTGTGTGGTGTCAGGTTTAAATCTCTGAAACTACCTCTGAAAAAGAAGGAGAACATGTTAGAAACATTTCTGGAATATTCAGAAAAGAAAAGCCCCCCATGGAGAAGCCCTTAAGAGCTTTAGAAGCAGCAAAAGCGTCGAAAAATTTGGAGAAAAGAGGGACTAACTTACCTGCTTCACTCCAAGGTCTTCGAGCTTGAGGTAGGCATATATATAAAGCTCCTCGTTGGTCTTTGGGTCTTTATATCCATAAGTTCCCTCACCCTCTATCACGAGAGGCAGGTAAGGGGAGATCTTTCCTTTTCCACTCAATGAGAGTCCCTCCGCTCCGGCGTAACTCCATTGAGCTTCTACAACCTTGAATGAGAGGCCTCCAAGCGTAATACTTCCATCCGGTTTTGTCTCCCAGGTCCATGTGTGCAGTCCATCGCTCCAGGTTCCGCTCTGTGGAACGAGCAAGTTGTAATCTTCCCATGTGTACCATATCCCGAAGTGAATTGTCGCAAACCAACCCATGTAGAGGTAGCTCAAATCATGGTCAACCTTAGAGAGAATGTCATTGTCACCCTCAAAGTAGGGGAACAAACCGCTCTGGAATGGCGTTGGATTGTAGAATGCAAATGTTTTTCCAT
The Thermococcus sp. 2319x1 DNA segment above includes these coding regions:
- a CDS encoding aminodeoxychorismate/anthranilate synthase component II, whose product is MIVLVNNRDSFVWNLAEYASLFDRVKVVPNTITLGELRRLDPDGVIISPGPGHPLERREVGNSPEIVLEAEVPVLGVCLGHQIIATAFGGKVGRVNPRHGKASPVGHDGKGVLRGVKNPLRAGRYHSLAVLEVPREFEVSAVSLDDNVVMGIRHRKLPIEGLQFHPESVLTEWERKEGVRIIKNFVEMSRDGGVR
- the aroA gene encoding 3-phosphoshikimate 1-carboxyvinyltransferase, which codes for MIITPVDEIRGELEALPSKSYTHRAYFLALLAEEESTIENPLFCDDTLATVSAIRAFGAEVNGKTVSPPEEPSPGFVYARESGTTARFSTALAGGINGRTLIDGARRLRERPMDGLVKALKDLGAGISSSHLPLAVKGPVKSGKVSVDASKSSQFVSGLLLLGAKVGLKVEAMNPVSRPYIEMTLRTMEAFGVEFEREGFSFEVYPGVRRAKYRVPGDYSTASFFLGAGALYGKVRINNLLRDDVQADIAFLDALEEFGAKVRRGSDYVEVERGELKAITLDCSDFPDSFPILAVIAAYAEGKSVIRAKQLRFKESDRVRAMAVNLSRMGIKVRELGDGLEIEGGRPKGARIETFKDHRIAMAMSIAALGAEGPSVIEDTESVSKSYPGFFDDLRRLLG
- the trpC gene encoding indole-3-glycerol phosphate synthase TrpC, with protein sequence MIVFGLSRAIKKAKKNAIIAELKVYSPKYGDLLKGRDPFEILRAYERAGAIGISYITDPKYFRGSFEFLKTLCRETELPVLRKDFIATKEEVEKTAEAGASAVLLITRLLREQLPEFVDFAKEHGLDTLVEVHSEEELGIALQTDSTMIGINNRDIGKLELDDGNVSLTEKLAPLIPKRYVKVSESGIVGTEDLRRALKHTDAALIGTALMRAPNPEEFLRELVEVEV
- the aroC gene encoding chorismate synthase, producing MRGRLLSFSLFGESHGKAIGVLIEGLPPGIEVSLEELRKELERRKGIERFSTKRKETDEPRIISGVFRERTTGAPVAVIVENRDVDSSHYEEIKNTPRPGHADYPARVKYFGYNDYRGGGHFSGRLTVGVVIAGYFAKKLLEREGIAVRAYLKRIGCVEAHVSPGELLNSENPYCPDERAFEAMMEEMERARKAGDSVGGVIEAVAFNVPPGLGGPWEEDIEADIASALFRIPAVKGVEFGLGFRFAELRGSQANDPFLLKDGKVVTETNNHGGVLGGITTGMPLVVRVAFKPAPSIYLPQRTVDLERMEDVTLKLRGRFDSCIVPKALPVVEGALAFVIADHLLRRRAWEGLVGESKILNSGIRLQNGEVMSHQYQTQNLWSSPF
- a CDS encoding prephenate dehydrogenase/arogenate dehydrogenase family protein, giving the protein MRLGIAGYGRMGRLFERCLGGRFEVIFYSEHGRSDVESLEELYLKSDVVMVASSLASTPERLGKLAEISREYGGKKIVFDIATFKSHVIKAYTGFSEETTVASVHPMFGPGAKTIEGKRFIVVPIPGREEGAEKVADFIRSFGGKVTFLDWKTHDKMMGFVIGVPYFIGLGYLSFSRKLRLEEFGGTSWAFLETYGKAVLHDSPDFIRDVLSLSREQIEDFLNFLRENPPNPGALIGEFEREEIKEAYRRFYKTLE
- the trpD gene encoding anthranilate phosphoribosyltransferase, which produces MSLLAKIVEGKNLSFEEAYGLFTELKESGEALIGAYLAALQTKGYTGEELAGLARAMRDSAIKLDLGEVADTAGTGGDGSSTINVSTASALVLSTFTRVAKHGNVSITSKSGSANVLEALGINVRIPPEKARDMVEKTNFTFIFAPAYHPALKPIMPVRRALGIKTVFNVLGPLTNPADPAYQVVGVNSPELLEPVAEALEFLGVERALVVHGSGMDEVSPHGKTLVLEVGGGIERYTLSPEDFGIKPVKPLPCSSPKESAARIRAVLGGSGRREDRDFILVNASAALYAAGVAEDFREGFEMAREALGQGMLEKLEEIACLSKS
- a CDS encoding anthranilate synthase component I, translated to MPLKKLKPVDPLKLYSALRDLRMPFMLRSAEKDSRKARFTYISAEPEFVVEIGEGTELDGERVSDERNPFMALKGLMGERIYGRRFMGGFVGYVSYDSVHSVIGGKIEEPSVFGYYPWTFIYDHSTGGLSFFYLGKAPFDPEAIVERARRRELRFEDGSSEVISTDAGMEDFIEMVRAGKEYIYSGDVFQVVLSREYRVRTELDALEIYGRLVELNPSPYTFILEFEKTVVGASPETMGSVEGRTFKINPIAGTAPRGRNEKEDRELEKALLSDEKERAEHVMLVDLARNDVRRVSKSGSVRLVRFFDVLKYSHVQHIESEVVGELDDGKDAFDAMEAAFPAGTLTGAPKIRAMEIIDELERSRRRVYGGAVGYFSLTGDADMAIAIRMAEIEGRKASVRAGAGIVADSVPEKEFFETENKMRAVLKALGVEG
- a CDS encoding pyridoxal phosphate-dependent aminotransferase — protein: MFNVYEFFNRINEVKPESRLDVGQPDIPVRVEIIEETIESLRRGETGYTNTGGIRELREKIAEVEGVSADKVIIAPGAKILIAAEIASARRVAVVSPHWNAYSLIAHQFGKEVEVIRTTIEEKWTPGVEDIKADLLIINYPNNPTGRVLSAKELRGILEAAEEKGVKVLSDEVYAELSFTRFTPARELCENVVTVKSFSKLYSMTGFRLGYAIGERDEIRRIQRFIESTVTCVPPFVQKAGIKALELREELSREVRKIYLERARMASKVLGGFDFVEPEGAFYIFLRTPQDGMAFAERLLSKGVAVFPGIAFGDYPNFIRISLSGRGLERGLRIIREELECALESRATEGWEGSSRGVSVEGSR
- a CDS encoding chorismate mutase; protein product: MRRRIDEIDKEIIHLLQERFEIARKIGEVKLKSGLPVYDPKREEEVLLRAGNFRRVFETILEVSKDVQRLRILQQDK
- a CDS encoding phosphoribosylanthranilate isomerase, translated to MVEFVKICGIKTVDELRLVERYADATGVVVNSKSKRKVPLKTAAELIEMAEISVYLVSTMKTFPEWANAVEKTGAEYVQVHSDMHPKAVNRLKEEYGVSVMKAFTVPRKSDDPLEDAEKLLELIGEYEVDKILLDTGAGSGKRHDYRVSAIIARKYPIVLAGGLTPENVGEAIRWVKPAGVDVSSGVERNGVKDRDLIEAFMAVVRNG
- the trpA gene encoding tryptophan synthase subunit alpha is translated as MFERDSLIPYLTAGDPSVEKTLEFLLAIEEFSGVIELGIPFSDPIADGKAIQESHYRALKNGFKLGSLFQLLREFRRHSSIPLILMTYYNPVFRTGVRKFLGEAKACGADGILVVDLPVSHAGEFLDIAREEGIKTVFLAAPNTPDERLREIDKASTGFVYLISLYGTTGARERLPETAFEFVRRAKRVCNNKVAVGFGVSRREQVEALLNAGADGVVVGSALIEVISRSDNPVEELRKKVAELSGYSKVL
- the trpB gene encoding tryptophan synthase subunit beta, which produces MDEMFFGRFGGQFVPETLIEPLRELEKAYKKFKDDPEFRNALEYYLRNWAGRPTPLYYAERLSKKLGGAKIYLKREDLLHGGAHKTNNGIGQALLAKFMGKKRLIAETGAGQHGVATAMAGALLGMKVDVYMGAEDVKRQRMNVFRMKLLGAKVIPVESGSRTLKDAINEALRDWVTTFEYSHYLIGSVVGPYPYPIIVRDFQSVIGREAREQILEAEGTLPDAVIACVGGGSNAMGIFYPFMGDRVRLIGVEAGGKGLETGLHAASLNAGELGVFHGMLSYFLQNEEGQITPAHSVSAGLDYPGVGPEHAYLKESGRAEYVTVTDGEALKAFHELSRTEGILPALESAHAIAYAMKIAPEMERDEIIIVNLSGRGDKDLDIVRRFGKCLRGTR